The DNA window GATGTCGACGTCGCCGCCAAGGACCCGGCGGGCCTCTTCCCCGTCGTCGGCACCCTGCGCAGCATGAGCAGCCAGGCCAAAGGCGCGGACCAGGAAGAGATGGCGAAGGCCATGCAACCGCAGCTCCAAGCGTTCAAGGGCCTCAGCATGAGCTGCAAGCTCTCTCCCAGCGGCCAGGCCCGCGACTTCGCCCTCAAGATGCCCCCGGGCGTGCCCGCCGAGGCCGAGCAGCTCATGAGCGGCATGAGCCAGTCCTTCGAGTCCATGGTCGTGCCCCTCCCGTCCGAGCCCGTCGGCACGGGCGCCCGCTGGCAGGTCCTCACCCGCATCAACAGCACCGGCGCCGACATCGTCCAGTCGTCCCTCTTCACCCTCAAGTCCCGCACCGGCGACCAGCTCAACCTCGACGTGAAGCTCGAACAGTTCGCCGCCAGCGCCACCGTGAACATGCCCGGCATGCCTCCCGGCGCCAGCGCCCAGCTCCTCGGCTTCAAGTCGGGCGGCACCGGCATGAGCCGCATCGATCTCGAGCACGCCGTCCCCCTCGCGGCCCGCATGAGCATGACCTCCGGCATGGACCTCGGCGTCGGCGGCGGCGCTGCCGGACAGGGCGGCCAGGCGCACATCGACATGTCCCTCTCCAACGAGATCTTCCGCCCCGAGAAGTGAGGAGCCGAGCATGAGCGAACTCGATCGCGACGCCCTCCGCGCCGCCTACAGCCGCTTCCTCGCGACGCCGGGCCGCATCCTGCTCACGGGCCACTCCCACCAGGCCTGGCCCGACGTCGTCCGCGACGCCCTCGGCGCGTGCTTCGACGACGCCGCGCGCCACTGCGACGACAAGTGGAGCGCCGCCGTCTTCCCCACGATCCAGACCGTCGGCGAGGCCGTCCTCGACCGCATGGGCTTCCCCAAGGACGACGCCATCGCCTTCGGCCGCAGCACCCACGAGCTGCTCATGCGCCTCGTGAGCTGCTTGCCCATCTACCAGCGCCACGACCCGCGCTACGGCCTGCGCCACGGCCACGAACCCCACGACGCCGGCCTCCCCCGTGAAGGCAGCGATCCTGGCGGCCCGAAGACCGAGCGCGACCCGTACGGCCCGAAGACCGAGCGCGACCCCTCGCGGCCCGTCCGCATCGTCACCACCCAGGCCGAGTTCCACTCCATGCGCCGCCAGCTCACCCGCCTCGCCGAAGAAGGCGTCGACGTGGTCTGGGTCGACGCCTCTCCGCGCGAACGCCTCGCCGAGCGCCTCCTCGACGCCATCACCCCGGGCACCGACCTCGTCGCCTTCTCCGCCGTGCTCTTCGAGGACGCCTACGTCCTGCCCCGCCTCGGCGAGATCATCGCCCGCGCCGTCGAGGTCTCGGCCATCCCCCTCGTCGACGCCTACCACGCCTTCAACGTCGTCCCCCTCGACTGGGGCCCGGCCGTTGCGCACGCCTTCGTCACCGCCGGTGGCTACAAGTACGCCGCGTTCGGCGAAGGCATCTGCTGGCTCCGCATCCCGCAGGGCTGCACCTTGCGCCCCGTCGACACCGGCTGGTTCGCCGACTTCGGCGCCCTCGACGCCGGCGGCGGCGACATCACCTACGGCCCTGGCGGTGCGCGCTTCGCGGGCGCCACCTTCGACCCCACCCCCTTCTACCGCGCCCACGCCACGCTCGCCCACTGGGAGCGCTTCGGCCTCACCCCCGAACGCCTCCGCGCCCTCTCCCTCGCGCAGACCGACCGCATCCTCGCTCGCCTCGACGAAGCCGGCCTCGCCGATGCCGTCGTCACCCCGCGCGACCCCGCGCGCCGCGGCGGCTTCATCGCCGTCCGCGCCCCGCGCGCCAGCGATCTCGTCACCCAGCTCCGCGCCCAGGGCGTCTTCGTCGACGCCCGCGGCGACCGCGTCCGCCTCGGCCCCGCCCCTTACCTCACCGACGCCGAGATCGACCGGGCAACCACCCTCCTCGCCGCCGCCCTCCGCGCCTGAAGCCGACAGAAAGACAACCTGGTGCCCACCTTCATCGAACACCTCGACCGCGAGCGCATCATCGAAGCCTCGCGCCACACCCACGCCGTCTGGTCGAGCGGCCGCTCCCTCGACGACCACGCCGCTTACACCCTCGGCCAGGTCGAGCGCGCCGGCCCCGACCTCTTCCGTTACGTCGGCCTCGTCGACGACACCGGCCTCGTCGCCTCCGCCAAGCGCTACAGCCTCCTCCTCGCCGCCCCTGATCGCCGCCCCTTGCCGGCCGTCGGCATCGGCGCCGTCTTCACCCGACAGGACGCCCGCGGCCGCGGCCTCGCCTCCACCTTGATCCGCGAGATCCTCCGCGAGGCCACCGCGCAGGGCGCGTGTGCCGCCTGGCTCCACTGCGAGATCGACCCTGGCTTCTACGCCCGCCTCGGCTTCGCAGAACTCCCTGGCGTCGCCCACCACGCCCCCGCCGCGCAGCTCCCCGGCGACGCCCCCCTCGACCACCGCCCCGCGACGCCCGACGACATGGACCGCCTCCTCGCCTGGTACGAAGAAAGCTTCGACGACGGCTGGCTCCGCCCTGCGCGATCCACCGCCCTGTGGAACTACTTCAGCTTCCGCAACAGCGGCCCGGCCTTCCTGCTCCAGGACGGCGGCAAAGACGTCGGCTACCTCAGCGCCGACACCTCCCATGGCGTCATGTGGGTGAACGAGTGGTCGGCCCCTGGCATCGAGCGACCCCGCCTCCTCGCCACCGTGCGCAAGCTCGCCGAGCAGCACGGCCTCGCCGACGTCGCCGGATGGCTCCGCCCCGATCAGGTCGACGGCGTCTTCAGCCCCTCGCCGCGCAAGTCGGGCGTCCCCATGATCCACCACCTCGCGCCCCCGTGGACCACGGAGAAGCTCGACCCCAGCCGCACCCATTTCGGCTCGTTCGAGTACTTCTGAACGGCAGGTTCCGCGCCGCCAACGCCGAGGCGGTGAGGCCAGCGCTCGCTCGACGACGCCAGTGCTTCGTCGGCGATGACCAGCGCTGGGCCGGTGACGTCAGCGCCTTCTCGATACGGCTTGCACCTGGCCAGAACAGCACGAGGGAGCCCACGCCTGCGCGCAGCTCCCTCGTGCCGTCTTCAAGGCCGCCAGCATGCCGTCTTCAAGGCCACCAGCATGCCGACTTCACGGCCACCAGCATGCCGACTTCACGGCCACCAGCATGCCGACTTCACGGCTGCCACGGTGCCATCGTCACGGCCTCCGAGCCCACGTCGATGGCCGCTTCAGGCCGGACTCGACGCCTGCTCGGGCACCACGGCGGGTCGGCTCGGAGGCGCTTCGGACGACGGCAGCACCAGCGACGTGCTTCGCCAGGGACCCATCGCCGCTTCCGACGTCGGCCTCTCCGCCCTCGCGGTGGCTTCCGACGTCGTTCCTCCGGCCCTTGCAGACCCCTCGGCCTTCGCAGCCACCCCGGCCGTTGCAAACCCCTCGGCTTGCGCGGACCCCTCGGCCTTCTTTGCCGGCTCCGTCCTGGACCGCGGCGCGACCCGCGACATCAGCGGAGGCACCAGCTCCTCCCACCCGTCACCTTCCAGGAAGTGCGCCATCGCCTGGAGCTTCGCGTAGCGATTCGCCAGCAACGTCGCCATCTGGTCCCGGATGCGCACCGCCTCGGGCCGCGGCGGCTTCATGGGCTTCGCAGCGGCGGGCCGCAGGTGCTCCAGCAACCAGGAACCGGCGAGAGCGGCTTGCTCCACCTCGACCGCCGTCACCGGATGCTTTCCGTCGAGCGTGGTGCCCGCCTGACGGAAGACCTGCGCCAGCGCCACGCAATCCTCTGCGGCGTCCCGCGCCCCGCGTCCGCGGGCGATTTTCGCGTGGATCTCGCGCGGCAAGAGTCCCGCGTGGGTCATGGCCGCGACCGCGCTCAGCAACGAGCGCCGCAGCACGCGCGCTGCGCCGAGCACCTGCTTGATGTCGCTCTCCGACGGCCCGTAGCCCTCGGCCTGGAGCGCGGCGAACTTCACCCCGAGGGCGAGCCGCCCGAGGGTGTCGAAGTGAGCGATGTTGATCAGCGGGAACTGCTCCAGGATCCGCGCTCTCCGCCGGATGACGAACTTCTTCGCGACCTGGATGTTGGCGAGCACCAGATCGATCGACCACCGATAGGGCTGAGGCGTCTCGATCGCCTGCGCATCGGCCAGGTGTTCCTCGTAGGCCGTGGCTGCGTCCACCGCGTTCGCGAGGTTCACCAGGGCTGCCTGCTGTAAAAGTGCATTCTGCGGCATTGAACTCCTCCTTCTTGGCTGTAGGGTTCGGCGGAAACATAGGAGTGGCGCGGACGAATTCAACCGCAATAGTGTCGTGGTCGGTCGATTGGTCGCATCTTTGGTCACTAAGTGTGCTCAGTCTGGTTCTCCGCCTCCGGAGGTGTGTGACGCGCGGCCCAGCCCGTGCCGACCTGCTCGCTGTTCGCCCTGCGCGCGTGCGGTCCTCGGGCTGCGACGGTCGTCGAGGTGACGTGGATGCGCAGCGATGGCGATCCCCCCTCCCGGAGAAGCGAGCGTCCGCCGGCTGCTGGGGTCCGCGGCGGAAGGGGAGTCGCTCAGGTGCGCTGCACGCTTGGCGTGGAGAGGGTGAGCCATTCAGGAATTCTCTGAATCGCATCCACTCGAGGGTGGATGGACCTCAGGAGTTCTCTGAATTTTTAACTCGGAGGGGTCAGCTCATTCAGGAGTTCTCTGAATTTTTAACTCGGAGGGGTCAGCTCATTCAGGCGTTCTCTGAATCGCAAGCTCGCGAGGATGGAGGCGACTCAGGAGTTCTCTGAATTTTTGGCGGAGGAGGGTCAGCCCATTCAGGGGTTTTCTGAATCGCAAGCTCGCGAGGATGGAGGCGACTCAGGAGTTCTCTGAATTTTTGACTCGGAGGGGTCAGCTCATTCAGGGGTTTTCTGAATTTTTAGCGCCTGGTTCAGGAAATCCCTCATGGGCGCTTGGCCGGGCTCACCGTCTTCTTCGGGTCCCGCACGACCACGTCGCCGAGGATCTCGTCGATCTTCGTCAAGAGTGCGGCGTCGAGCTTCACGCCAGCGGCTTTCACGTTGTCGCGGACTTGCTCCGGCCGGGAGGCGCCAACGATGGCGGAGGCGACGTTGGGGTTCTGGAGTACCCAGGCGACGGCGAGCTGCGCCATGGTGAGGCCGGCTTCCTCGGCGAGGGGTTTCAGCTTCTGCACGCGGCCGAGGACGTTGTCGTTCAGGAAGTGGTTAATGAACTTCAAGCCCGTCTCGTCGGTGGCGCGGCTGCCGGCGGGCGGGGGCTGACCCGGGAGGTACTTGCCGGAGAGCACGCCCTGCGCGATCGGGGACCAGACGATCTGGCTGACGCCCACCTTCTCGCTGGCGGGGACGACCTCGGCCTCGATCACGCGCCACAGCATCGAGTACTGCGGCTGGTTGCTGATGAAGGGGATCTTCAGTTCGCGGGCGAGCGCGGCGCCGCGTTCGATCTGCTCTGCGGTCCACTCCGAGACGCCGATGTAGAGCACCTTTCCTTGCCGGACGAGATCGGCGAAGGCGCTCATGGTCTCTTCGAGCGGCGTCGAGACGTCGAAGCGGTGCGCCTGGTAGAGGTCGACGTACTCGGTGCGCAGGCGGCGCAGGCTGCCGTGGATGGACTCGACGATGTGCTTGCGCGACAGGCTGCGATCGTTCGGGCCAGGGCCGGTGGGCCAGTAGACCTTGGTGAAGATCTCGAGGCCCTCTCGACGCTGTCCAGCGAGGGCCTCGCCGAGGACCTCTTCGGCGCGGGTGGCAGCGTAGACGTCGGCGGTGTCGAAGGTGGTGATGCCCTCGTCGAGCGCTGCCTTCACGCAGGCGTGCGCTGCATCCTTCTCCACCTGGGAGCCGTGGGTGATCCAGTTGCCGTAAGAGATCTCGCTGACGAGCAGGCCGCTCCGGCCGAGATGTCGATGCTTCATGGTGCTTCTCTACCTCATGCGGGGGAGGGGTGATTCCTCGGTTTTCGTCTAAGCTCTCGTTGACGATGGGGCGCGGTGTCCCGAAGGCGGTGCGCGCGCGTGCACACGGCTCCTTTCACGCAACTCCAGACCTTCCTCGTGGTGGCACGTCTGCGCAGCTTCAGCAGCGCAGCCCGTGAGCTCGGCGTGTCCAGGGCCGCGGTGAGCCAGGCGGTGCGGCAGCTCGAAGAGCAGCTCCGTGTGGTGCTCTTGACGCGCACGACGCGGAGCGTGGCGCTCACCGATGCGGGACGGCGGCTCGTGGAGGGCGCAGGTCCGGCGCTGGAGCAGGTGATCACCGCGTTCGGTGACGTCGCCGCGCGGCCTGGCGAGGTGGTGGGGAAGCTGCGGTTGTCGGTGCCGCGGAGCGCGATCCCGTTCGTCGTCACGCCGGTGCTGCCGACGTTCCGCGAGCGCCATCCGCGCGTGGAGGTGGAGATCGTCGTCGAGGAGCGCTTCGTCGACGTCGTGGCCGAGGGCTACGACGCAGGCGTGCGGCTGACCGAGGCGATCGAGCGCGACATGGTGCAGGTGCGGTTGACCGAGGCGTTTCGCTTCGTGGTGGTGGGCGCGCCGGCATACCTCGCGCGCCACGGGACGCCGCAGCGCCCCGAGGATCTGTTGCGCCACGAGTGCATCACGTTTCGCATGCAGTCCACGGGCGCGCTGTATGCCTGGGAGCTGGAGCGCGGTCGGCGGACGTGGCGTGTGCCCGTGCGCGGGAGCGTGATCGCCAGCGACAACAGCGTGAGCGTGGCGCTCTCGGAGGCCGGTCTGGGCCTTGCGTACGCGCTGGAACCAGCCGCGCTCCCGTCGCTGGACGCAGGGCGCTTGCAGCGGGTGCTCGAACCCTACGCGCCCCGGGTGCCGGGCTTCTTCCTCTACTATCCGAGCCGCGCGCAGAGTTCACCGGCGCTGCGCCTGTTCGTGGAGGTGGCGAGGGAACTGCTCGTGCGCGGGGTGAGGTGAAGGCGTCCGGTCAAGGCGGATGCGCTCGCTCCCTGGGCTGTGCGCACAGGCCTTCGAGCGTGAAGTGGAGCATGTCTTCCAGTGCCGCGGTGTACTGCGCCCTGGAGATGGTCACCGTCGCGCCTTCGAGGAGGAGCGACACGAAGCCGTGGACCACGGTCCAGACCTTGACCTCTGCGCCCGGTCGGCGTGCGGTGGGCAAGACGCCGACGCGGACGAGGTCGTCGAGCACCTCGCCGAGGAGTTCGTGGAGGGTGGGGCTCGGCAAGGCGAGGGGGTTGCCGAGGAGGCGACAGATGCCGCTCGACCCGAACATGACGCGGAAGATTTCGGGCTGCTCGACGGCGAACTCGGTGTAGGTGCGTCCCAGCGCTTCGAGCTTCTGCACGGCTGCCGTCACCGGGTCGTGGTTCGCGCGGGCCGTCGCCATCTGCTTTCGCTTCATGCGCTGAGAGAGCTTGACGAACCCGGCGGCGGCGACGGCGGTGAGCAGCGCCGACTTGTTCTCGAAA is part of the Chondromyces crocatus genome and encodes:
- a CDS encoding aminotransferase class V-fold PLP-dependent enzyme, whose translation is MSELDRDALRAAYSRFLATPGRILLTGHSHQAWPDVVRDALGACFDDAARHCDDKWSAAVFPTIQTVGEAVLDRMGFPKDDAIAFGRSTHELLMRLVSCLPIYQRHDPRYGLRHGHEPHDAGLPREGSDPGGPKTERDPYGPKTERDPSRPVRIVTTQAEFHSMRRQLTRLAEEGVDVVWVDASPRERLAERLLDAITPGTDLVAFSAVLFEDAYVLPRLGEIIARAVEVSAIPLVDAYHAFNVVPLDWGPAVAHAFVTAGGYKYAAFGEGICWLRIPQGCTLRPVDTGWFADFGALDAGGGDITYGPGGARFAGATFDPTPFYRAHATLAHWERFGLTPERLRALSLAQTDRILARLDEAGLADAVVTPRDPARRGGFIAVRAPRASDLVTQLRAQGVFVDARGDRVRLGPAPYLTDAEIDRATTLLAAALRA
- a CDS encoding GNAT family N-acetyltransferase, whose protein sequence is MPTFIEHLDRERIIEASRHTHAVWSSGRSLDDHAAYTLGQVERAGPDLFRYVGLVDDTGLVASAKRYSLLLAAPDRRPLPAVGIGAVFTRQDARGRGLASTLIREILREATAQGACAAWLHCEIDPGFYARLGFAELPGVAHHAPAAQLPGDAPLDHRPATPDDMDRLLAWYEESFDDGWLRPARSTALWNYFSFRNSGPAFLLQDGGKDVGYLSADTSHGVMWVNEWSAPGIERPRLLATVRKLAEQHGLADVAGWLRPDQVDGVFSPSPRKSGVPMIHHLAPPWTTEKLDPSRTHFGSFEYF
- a CDS encoding aldo/keto reductase family protein — protein: MKHRHLGRSGLLVSEISYGNWITHGSQVEKDAAHACVKAALDEGITTFDTADVYAATRAEEVLGEALAGQRREGLEIFTKVYWPTGPGPNDRSLSRKHIVESIHGSLRRLRTEYVDLYQAHRFDVSTPLEETMSAFADLVRQGKVLYIGVSEWTAEQIERGAALARELKIPFISNQPQYSMLWRVIEAEVVPASEKVGVSQIVWSPIAQGVLSGKYLPGQPPPAGSRATDETGLKFINHFLNDNVLGRVQKLKPLAEEAGLTMAQLAVAWVLQNPNVASAIVGASRPEQVRDNVKAAGVKLDAALLTKIDEILGDVVVRDPKKTVSPAKRP
- a CDS encoding LysR family transcriptional regulator, with the translated sequence MHTAPFTQLQTFLVVARLRSFSSAARELGVSRAAVSQAVRQLEEQLRVVLLTRTTRSVALTDAGRRLVEGAGPALEQVITAFGDVAARPGEVVGKLRLSVPRSAIPFVVTPVLPTFRERHPRVEVEIVVEERFVDVVAEGYDAGVRLTEAIERDMVQVRLTEAFRFVVVGAPAYLARHGTPQRPEDLLRHECITFRMQSTGALYAWELERGRRTWRVPVRGSVIASDNSVSVALSEAGLGLAYALEPAALPSLDAGRLQRVLEPYAPRVPGFFLYYPSRAQSSPALRLFVEVARELLVRGVR
- a CDS encoding TetR/AcrR family transcriptional regulator — translated: MTREKSAYHHGDLRNALIEAATTLVQEVGAEQFSLRDAARAVGVSANATYRHFENKSALLTAVAAAGFVKLSQRMKRKQMATARANHDPVTAAVQKLEALGRTYTEFAVEQPEIFRVMFGSSGICRLLGNPLALPSPTLHELLGEVLDDLVRVGVLPTARRPGAEVKVWTVVHGFVSLLLEGATVTISRAQYTAALEDMLHFTLEGLCAQPRERAHPP